One genomic segment of Bacteroidota bacterium includes these proteins:
- a CDS encoding amidohydrolase family protein, producing MNIIKTIILFTLSITLLLSCGQTNKKNSNDKSTSDTQLYYNGKIITMDSEENPYAEVLVEQDGIIVFVGNLKEAEKLFSNYTKVDLKGATLLPGFIDPHSHFGMVSNSMGQINLNPPPVGNTSSINELLDALKKYKTENNIKDGEWIFGWGYDESQLVEKRHPNKTELDAILPNNPVYLQHTSGHMGVANSMALIKMNITNATTNPEGGNIDRFPNSNEPSGLIQETAMYPFVGNMLEILSKKQAEYFDQTQNYYAENGITTAQDGMTDRNTIQFFQQQADNGKLKIDLIALAGYMDLEKNLTDTAMQFKSYKNGFKIQGTKIVADGSPQGKTAFFTKTYLTPVSGCTNDCRGLPSLSQDAMNTLFKTAYTQNNQLFIHCNGDAAIDMAIAAHEYACKELSQPLDKERRTIIIHSQFARADQLETYKKYKIEPSFFTNHAYFWGDVHVDNLGKERADFLSPIATAANMGLMYTNHSDATVTPINPMFTVWSAVNRTSRTGQVIGDKEKATVYQALKAITINAAYQYFEENSKGSLKKDKVADFVILDKDPLTVNPMELKNIKVIETIKSGKIIFSAMEEEEIINKYWKLITLDGQPVLMTADQEKEQYFILKSDNTINGFAGCNYFNGTYELQELNRIRFNENMAVTKKYCADENIKEYDFLEVFMLADNYIITGDTLSLNVGRSAPLAVFEAVYF from the coding sequence ATGAATATCATTAAAACAATAATACTTTTTACTTTATCTATTACCCTATTGCTTAGTTGCGGACAAACAAATAAAAAAAATTCAAATGACAAATCAACTTCTGATACTCAACTCTACTATAATGGAAAAATTATAACTATGGATTCAGAGGAAAATCCTTATGCCGAAGTATTAGTGGAACAAGATGGAATAATTGTTTTTGTGGGTAATCTGAAAGAAGCAGAAAAATTATTTTCTAATTATACTAAGGTAGATTTGAAAGGAGCTACTTTATTACCCGGATTTATAGATCCACACAGTCATTTTGGTATGGTCTCTAATTCAATGGGACAAATAAATTTAAATCCTCCGCCCGTTGGAAATACTTCAAGCATTAACGAACTGTTGGATGCATTAAAAAAATATAAAACAGAAAATAATATTAAAGATGGTGAATGGATATTTGGTTGGGGTTATGATGAAAGTCAGTTAGTAGAAAAACGTCATCCAAACAAAACAGAATTGGATGCTATTTTACCAAACAATCCAGTTTATTTACAACACACAAGTGGACACATGGGAGTGGCAAATTCTATGGCCTTGATAAAAATGAATATAACGAATGCAACAACAAATCCGGAAGGAGGAAATATTGATAGGTTCCCAAATTCAAACGAACCAAGTGGATTAATTCAAGAAACTGCGATGTATCCATTCGTAGGAAATATGCTAGAAATATTAAGTAAAAAACAAGCAGAGTATTTTGATCAAACACAAAATTATTATGCAGAAAATGGAATTACTACTGCGCAAGATGGAATGACAGATCGCAACACTATTCAATTTTTTCAGCAACAAGCAGATAATGGAAAATTAAAAATTGATTTAATTGCATTAGCGGGTTATATGGATTTAGAAAAGAATTTAACTGATACAGCTATGCAATTTAAATCATACAAAAATGGCTTTAAGATACAAGGCACAAAAATAGTTGCAGACGGATCTCCGCAAGGTAAAACTGCCTTCTTTACAAAGACTTATTTAACTCCTGTTTCGGGATGTACAAATGATTGCAGAGGACTTCCCAGTTTATCACAAGATGCAATGAATACACTTTTTAAAACTGCTTATACGCAAAACAATCAGCTCTTTATTCATTGCAATGGTGATGCTGCAATTGATATGGCTATTGCTGCTCATGAATATGCATGTAAGGAACTTTCACAACCATTGGATAAGGAAAGAAGAACTATAATTATTCATTCTCAATTTGCTCGTGCTGATCAATTAGAAACGTATAAAAAATACAAAATAGAACCTTCATTTTTTACTAATCACGCCTATTTTTGGGGTGATGTACATGTAGATAATTTGGGTAAAGAACGAGCAGATTTTTTAAGTCCGATTGCAACTGCTGCAAACATGGGATTAATGTACACCAATCATTCGGATGCTACCGTAACTCCAATTAATCCAATGTTTACTGTATGGTCTGCTGTTAATCGCACATCACGAACAGGGCAAGTAATTGGTGATAAAGAAAAAGCAACAGTATATCAAGCACTAAAAGCCATTACAATAAATGCTGCCTATCAATACTTTGAAGAAAATTCTAAAGGCTCACTTAAAAAAGATAAAGTAGCAGACTTTGTAATTTTAGATAAAGATCCACTCACAGTAAATCCAATGGAACTGAAAAATATTAAAGTAATAGAGACAATTAAATCAGGTAAAATAATTTTTAGTGCGATGGAAGAAGAAGAAATAATAAATAAATATTGGAAACTGATAACACTGGATGGACAGCCTGTATTAATGACTGCAGATCAGGAAAAAGAACAATACTTTATTTTAAAAAGTGATAACACTATAAATGGTTTTGCCGGTTGTAATTATTTTAATGGCACCTATGAATTACAAGAACTAAATCGTATACGTTTTAATGAAAATATGGCTGTAACCAAGAAATATTGTGCAGATGAAAATATTAAAGAATATGATTTTTTGGAAGTTTTCATGCTTGCTGATAACTATATTATCACGGGTGATACCTTAAGTTTAAACGTTGGCAGAAGTGCTCCACTTGCAGTTTTTGAAGCAGTGTATTTTTAA
- the cls gene encoding cardiolipin synthase produces the protein MNATQIIILIYSLIVAGTCVRVILENKNPLKTHSYLLIIIALPVGGLLIYYFFGVNLRKEKIFVAKEKIDQIFIQNYLKNYKADLQQRRTEIEDRLQGKIRLPHLFFNNSNSVFTRNNHIEFLHCGENKFPVLLDAMENAMQHIHIEYYIFYGKDDIGKRIIDLICQKAKAGVEVRLLVDSFGSKIPGRQVKQMNEAGVQVAFYRPLWSPKYLTKSNYRDHRKIVVIDGNIGFVGGINVADYYINTLQTKKYWADLHCKIEGDSVYALQLLFFLNWRFATNEEFGSLQKYLSPHEIKSNLPISILGSNASSRSPAIMDAYFTMITTALNEVLITTPYFIPNEAILKAILITAKSGVEVKILLPKVSDGYMVQMACLSYVDQLLENNVRVFLYKKGMIHSKYMVVDGNISTLGTTNIDERSFNINAEVNAFIIDVEKAGELKSHFESDLLLSEEIILVEWQKRSRFKKLQESLFRLIAPLL, from the coding sequence ATGAATGCAACACAAATAATTATTCTTATATATTCTTTAATTGTTGCCGGCACTTGTGTGAGGGTAATTTTGGAAAATAAGAATCCGCTAAAAACACATTCTTATTTATTAATCATCATTGCTTTGCCAGTTGGAGGATTATTAATTTACTATTTTTTCGGAGTCAATTTAAGAAAAGAAAAAATCTTTGTTGCCAAAGAAAAAATTGATCAAATTTTTATTCAGAATTATTTAAAAAATTACAAGGCTGATTTGCAGCAACGTCGAACTGAAATTGAAGATCGTTTGCAGGGTAAAATCAGATTGCCCCATTTATTTTTTAATAATTCCAATTCTGTTTTCACACGCAATAATCACATTGAATTTTTGCATTGTGGAGAAAATAAATTTCCTGTGTTGCTTGATGCGATGGAAAACGCAATGCAGCATATTCATATTGAGTATTATATTTTTTATGGTAAAGATGATATTGGTAAAAGAATAATTGACCTCATTTGCCAAAAAGCAAAAGCAGGAGTAGAAGTGCGTTTATTGGTTGATAGTTTTGGTAGCAAAATACCCGGCAGGCAAGTAAAACAAATGAATGAAGCCGGAGTGCAAGTTGCGTTTTACCGACCATTATGGAGTCCAAAATATTTAACCAAATCCAATTACCGTGATCACCGGAAAATTGTAGTGATAGATGGTAATATTGGTTTTGTCGGTGGAATTAATGTCGCAGATTATTATATCAATACACTGCAAACAAAAAAGTACTGGGCTGATTTGCATTGTAAAATTGAAGGCGATTCTGTGTATGCGTTACAATTACTTTTCTTTTTAAACTGGCGCTTTGCTACTAATGAAGAATTTGGTTCACTGCAAAAATATTTATCTCCACATGAAATTAAATCTAATTTGCCAATAAGTATTTTGGGAAGTAATGCAAGCAGTCGTTCACCGGCAATTATGGATGCTTATTTCACTATGATTACTACAGCATTAAATGAAGTGCTGATTACTACTCCTTATTTTATTCCCAACGAAGCAATATTAAAAGCAATATTAATTACAGCAAAAAGTGGTGTAGAAGTAAAAATACTTTTGCCTAAAGTTTCGGATGGATATATGGTGCAAATGGCATGTTTAAGTTATGTGGATCAATTACTAGAAAATAACGTCAGAGTTTTTCTTTATAAAAAAGGGATGATACATTCCAAGTATATGGTTGTGGATGGAAATATTTCTACATTGGGAACTACCAATATTGATGAACGCAGTTTCAATATAAATGCCGAAGTAAATGCATTTATAATTGATGTAGAAAAGGCAGGGGAATTAAAATCGCATTTTGAATCTGATTTATTACTCAGCGAAGAAATTATTTTGGTTGAATGGCAAAAAAGAAGCAGGTTTAAAAAGCTACAAGAGTCTTTGTTCAGATTGATAGCTCCCCTATTATAA